A part of Nocardioides sp. WS12 genomic DNA contains:
- a CDS encoding lipid-transfer protein, protein MASPRIAGVGMVPFSTPSKSQSYDVMGEAAARAALADAGIDYHLVQQAYVGYVYGDSTCGQAALYGLGQTGIPIVNVNNNCSTGSSALFLARQAVESGMADCVLALGFEQMQRGALGSAWSDRPTPFDRFDEVRDRIQGVSEAPMAAQYFGGAGAAYAEKYGLAHDTFAKIAVKARKHAANNPYAVFRDAITVEEVLASPQIYGPLTRLQCCPPTGGAAAAVICSPEFAARHGLTADVAIKAQAMTTDFASTFDTTDMTRVIGYDMAQAAADQVYAQAGVGPEDIRVVELHDCFTTNELLTYESLRLTPEGTAEKFIAEGDNTYGGRVVTNPSGGLLSKGHPLGATGLAQCAELVWQLRGRAEARQVDGVNLALQHNLGLGGACVVTLYEKVG, encoded by the coding sequence ATGGCTTCTCCACGCATCGCCGGAGTCGGGATGGTGCCGTTCAGCACCCCCAGCAAGAGCCAGTCGTACGACGTCATGGGCGAGGCCGCGGCGCGCGCCGCCCTCGCTGACGCCGGCATTGACTACCACCTCGTCCAGCAGGCCTACGTCGGCTATGTGTACGGCGACTCGACCTGCGGCCAGGCGGCTCTCTATGGCTTGGGCCAGACCGGCATCCCGATCGTCAACGTGAACAACAACTGCTCGACCGGGTCTTCGGCACTGTTCCTGGCTCGCCAGGCCGTCGAGAGCGGGATGGCTGACTGCGTCCTCGCTCTCGGCTTCGAGCAGATGCAGCGCGGCGCTCTCGGCAGCGCCTGGAGCGACCGACCGACGCCGTTCGATCGGTTCGACGAGGTCCGTGACCGAATCCAGGGCGTCAGCGAGGCACCGATGGCTGCCCAGTACTTCGGCGGCGCCGGAGCGGCCTACGCCGAGAAGTACGGCCTGGCCCACGACACGTTCGCCAAGATCGCGGTGAAGGCCCGCAAGCACGCCGCCAACAACCCGTACGCCGTCTTCCGCGACGCGATCACCGTCGAGGAAGTGCTCGCTTCCCCGCAGATCTACGGCCCCCTCACCCGGCTCCAGTGCTGCCCGCCCACGGGCGGAGCAGCGGCAGCGGTGATCTGCTCCCCCGAGTTCGCCGCCCGGCATGGACTCACGGCCGACGTCGCCATCAAGGCGCAGGCGATGACCACCGACTTCGCGTCGACCTTCGACACCACGGACATGACCCGGGTCATCGGATACGACATGGCGCAAGCAGCCGCTGACCAGGTCTACGCGCAGGCCGGCGTCGGGCCCGAGGACATCCGGGTCGTCGAACTGCACGACTGCTTCACCACCAACGAGCTGCTGACCTACGAATCGCTACGGCTCACCCCGGAAGGCACGGCCGAGAAGTTCATCGCCGAAGGGGACAACACCTACGGCGGCCGCGTGGTCACCAACCCGTCCGGCGGGCTCCTGTCCAAGGGCCACCCCCTCGGAGCGACTGGCCTCGCCCAGTGCGCCGAGCTTGTCTGGCAGCTCCGCGGCCGGGCAGAGGCGCGCCAGGTCGACGGCGTCAACCTCGCCCTGCAGCACAACCTCGGTCTCGGCGGCGCCTGCGTCGTGACCCTCTACGAGAAGGTGGGCTGA
- a CDS encoding AraC family transcriptional regulator: MRHWELPRAATGVRHMVAAGLEHGIDPVEVLAGTDLVAADLERPAALVATWMEARVAGNLAGSVADPATVGLRLGSRLHLSTYGVAGLALLSSPSLQAAMQFAKTYAPLMPALCQIRQSLRSGGATVEVDGSRLMDEGRPLLLARDLSATLLAVREVIGSRLCVTSLDLSIDTTGPEVWQSTFGIAPRLGASRTAYTFACPWSADPLPQSDTHVWESATAECRELVSARRASSTVANRVLDRLWSAAPDLPGIRELATALLTTERTLRRRLAEEGTTFRTLSDHVRFSIAIDLLEAGGASVQQVAGHLRYGDTSAFTHAFRRWAGVSPRAFRRAQG, from the coding sequence GTGAGGCATTGGGAGCTGCCCCGCGCAGCCACTGGCGTACGCCACATGGTCGCGGCCGGGCTGGAGCACGGGATCGATCCGGTCGAGGTACTGGCCGGCACCGACCTGGTGGCCGCCGATCTCGAGCGTCCCGCAGCCCTCGTGGCGACCTGGATGGAAGCCAGGGTCGCCGGCAACCTCGCCGGGTCCGTGGCCGATCCAGCAACAGTGGGCCTGCGCCTGGGCAGCCGCCTCCACCTCTCGACGTACGGCGTCGCAGGGCTCGCGCTGCTCTCGAGCCCGTCCCTCCAGGCCGCGATGCAGTTTGCGAAGACCTACGCTCCGCTGATGCCCGCGCTGTGCCAGATACGTCAGTCGCTGCGCTCAGGTGGCGCCACCGTCGAGGTTGATGGCAGCCGTCTCATGGACGAGGGTCGCCCCCTGCTCCTGGCTCGCGACCTCAGCGCCACGCTCCTCGCCGTCCGTGAGGTGATCGGGAGCCGCCTGTGCGTCACGTCGTTGGACCTCTCCATCGACACCACAGGTCCGGAGGTCTGGCAATCGACGTTCGGGATTGCCCCTCGGCTCGGGGCCTCCCGAACGGCTTACACCTTCGCCTGCCCATGGTCTGCCGACCCACTCCCCCAGTCCGACACCCACGTCTGGGAGTCGGCCACGGCAGAGTGCCGCGAGCTCGTCTCGGCGCGCCGGGCCAGCAGCACGGTCGCGAACCGGGTGCTCGATCGGCTCTGGAGCGCCGCTCCTGACCTGCCCGGCATTCGAGAACTCGCGACGGCGCTGCTCACCACGGAGCGGACGCTGCGCCGCAGGTTGGCCGAGGAGGGCACGACCTTTCGCACGCTGAGCGACCACGTCCGGTTCAGCATCGCGATCGACCTGCTGGAGGCGGGCGGAGCCAGCGTCCAACAGGTCGCTGGCCACCTCAGGTACGGCGACACGTCAGCATTCACCCACGCCTTCCGAAGGTGGGCGGGCGTCAGTCCCCGAGCCTTCAGGCGCGCGCAGGGTTGA
- a CDS encoding discoidin domain-containing protein produces MSTTIRRRALALLAALPMMTAAPAVAAETTPLPGPALVTPTATLQSALNCSSDVATATKTPILLITGTIESPLQSWSWGYQKVLREQGYPVCTVSLPNGGTGDMQTTVEYVVNAIRSVHTTAGRKISLVGHSQGGLLPAWGLKYWPDLADYVDDAVLLDAPVNGSDLGRVCDFTHSCPALAWDIVPGSNWTRALTRSPLSVSTSVTTVGAGNTDLIVPGGAATKLNGATNFVVGNLCPGRYVSHLDMLGDNVAYELTMDALTHTGPASWSRVSGTACSRTFFPGIDAAAKTSYLDLIGDVIDALFDAAWVPAEPPLRDYAIGLVGDTNLSLNKPVTTSSNQSSSYVGSKAVDGSHGTRWSSAPYQALNWIYVDLGATKTVTGVQLGWEKAYANDYSVQVWDGTAWRTIYSTGSGDGGNDFIPLADVSTRFIMVQMTYRGSGYGNYSLWEMTVAGH; encoded by the coding sequence ATGAGTACGACGATCCGACGTCGAGCACTTGCCCTGCTGGCCGCGCTTCCGATGATGACGGCGGCCCCGGCTGTCGCCGCCGAGACCACTCCGCTGCCGGGGCCTGCCCTGGTGACGCCGACCGCCACCCTCCAGTCGGCGTTGAACTGCTCCTCGGACGTCGCGACCGCGACGAAGACGCCGATCCTGCTCATCACGGGCACGATCGAGAGCCCGCTGCAGTCCTGGAGCTGGGGTTACCAGAAGGTGTTGCGCGAGCAGGGCTACCCCGTCTGCACGGTGTCCCTGCCGAACGGCGGAACCGGCGACATGCAGACCACGGTCGAGTACGTCGTCAACGCGATCCGTTCCGTGCACACGACCGCCGGGCGCAAGATCTCCCTGGTCGGTCACAGCCAGGGCGGCCTGCTGCCGGCGTGGGGGCTGAAGTACTGGCCGGACCTCGCCGACTACGTCGACGACGCCGTGCTCCTCGACGCTCCCGTGAATGGATCCGATCTCGGGCGCGTCTGCGACTTCACCCACTCCTGCCCCGCGCTTGCCTGGGACATCGTGCCCGGTTCGAACTGGACCAGGGCCCTGACCCGCTCGCCACTGTCGGTGTCCACCTCGGTGACCACGGTCGGCGCTGGCAACACCGACCTCATCGTGCCGGGTGGGGCCGCGACGAAGCTGAACGGCGCCACCAACTTCGTCGTCGGAAACCTCTGCCCTGGCCGCTACGTCTCCCACCTCGACATGCTCGGCGACAACGTCGCGTACGAACTCACGATGGACGCGTTGACGCACACGGGGCCAGCCAGTTGGTCGCGCGTCTCCGGTACAGCCTGCTCCAGGACCTTCTTCCCCGGCATCGACGCAGCCGCGAAGACCTCCTATCTCGACCTGATCGGTGACGTGATTGACGCGCTCTTCGATGCAGCCTGGGTTCCGGCGGAACCGCCGCTGCGCGACTACGCCATCGGACTGGTCGGCGACACGAACTTGTCACTGAACAAGCCGGTCACCACCTCCAGCAACCAGTCGTCGTCGTACGTCGGCAGCAAGGCGGTCGACGGGAGCCATGGCACGCGCTGGTCCAGCGCTCCCTACCAGGCCCTGAACTGGATCTACGTGGACCTCGGTGCAACGAAGACGGTCACGGGCGTGCAACTGGGTTGGGAGAAGGCCTACGCCAACGACTACTCGGTCCAGGTGTGGGACGGGACCGCATGGCGGACGATCTACTCCACCGGGTCCGGTGACGGCGGAAATGACTTCATCCCGCTCGCCGACGTCAGCACCCGCTTCATCATGGTGCAGATGACGTACCGCGGCTCCGGCTACGGAAACTACTCGTTGTGGGAGATGACGGTCGCCGGTCACTGA
- a CDS encoding aldehyde dehydrogenase family protein, with product MSTPTASRSRSKLRVDVRDVVAELRAAQPAWEELGVEGRVRIVQRYRDWLLDHADELSTLVQQDTGKPAAEAPLETMLAVDMANYYTANAPRFLAPGRPRPHGLLTATKALEVEYKPYPVVGVISPWNYPLALSLFDAIPALLAGATVLVKPSEVTESAVEAAVAGWSAIGAPPVFRVVLGAGDVGSAVVDEVDFVQFTGSERTGRIVAQQAAGRLVPFSLELGGKDPAIVLADADLDHAAAGIAFGALSNTGQMCTSVERVYVEDSVHDAFVDKLVAVVESLRQNAEPGFDTELGPMIVPAQADIVEQHVQDALTKGARLRSGGKRVLDGRFFQPTVLTHVDHTMDVMTDETFGPVIPVMRVRDADEAVRLANDSRYGLSASVWTADKGRGKDLARRLEVGAIDVNDVQAHLACFPVPQAGWKNSGIGARLGGEYAVFKYCRPRAVVSNRVELSLIQAMAWYPYSATKSRAVAAIFQAVAGRDIRRKLQGVSRVLPRRGHTDQ from the coding sequence ATGAGCACCCCCACCGCGAGCCGGTCCAGGTCGAAGCTCCGCGTCGACGTACGCGACGTTGTCGCCGAGCTTCGCGCCGCCCAACCTGCCTGGGAGGAGCTGGGGGTCGAGGGCCGCGTCAGGATCGTGCAGCGCTACCGCGACTGGCTGCTCGACCACGCCGACGAGTTGTCGACTCTCGTGCAGCAGGACACCGGTAAGCCGGCCGCAGAAGCACCCCTGGAGACGATGCTCGCCGTCGACATGGCGAACTACTACACCGCCAACGCCCCACGATTCCTCGCCCCCGGGCGCCCGCGGCCCCACGGGCTGCTCACGGCGACGAAGGCGCTGGAGGTCGAGTACAAGCCCTACCCCGTGGTCGGCGTGATCTCCCCGTGGAACTACCCGCTCGCGCTGTCCCTCTTCGACGCCATCCCCGCGCTCCTGGCCGGCGCGACCGTGTTGGTGAAGCCGTCCGAGGTCACCGAGTCCGCAGTGGAAGCGGCGGTGGCCGGCTGGTCCGCGATCGGCGCACCACCGGTGTTCCGTGTCGTCCTGGGTGCTGGGGACGTGGGGAGTGCCGTTGTCGACGAGGTCGACTTCGTCCAGTTCACGGGTTCCGAGCGCACCGGCAGGATCGTGGCGCAGCAGGCGGCAGGCAGGCTGGTCCCGTTCAGTCTCGAACTGGGCGGCAAGGATCCGGCCATCGTCCTTGCCGATGCGGACCTCGACCACGCAGCCGCAGGCATCGCCTTCGGCGCCCTGTCCAACACGGGACAGATGTGCACGTCGGTCGAAAGGGTGTACGTCGAGGACTCCGTTCACGACGCCTTCGTCGACAAGTTGGTCGCCGTCGTCGAGAGCCTGCGTCAGAACGCGGAACCGGGCTTCGACACCGAACTCGGCCCGATGATCGTGCCGGCACAGGCCGACATCGTCGAGCAGCACGTCCAGGACGCGCTGACCAAGGGAGCGCGCCTGCGCAGCGGGGGCAAGCGGGTGCTCGACGGACGCTTCTTCCAACCCACCGTACTCACCCACGTCGACCACACCATGGACGTGATGACCGACGAGACCTTCGGGCCGGTCATACCGGTGATGCGCGTCCGGGACGCCGACGAAGCGGTCCGGCTCGCCAATGACTCGCGCTACGGTCTGTCAGCCAGCGTGTGGACTGCCGACAAGGGCCGCGGCAAGGACCTCGCCCGTCGGCTCGAAGTCGGCGCGATCGACGTCAACGACGTCCAGGCCCACCTCGCCTGCTTCCCGGTCCCCCAGGCCGGGTGGAAGAACTCCGGTATCGGCGCGCGCCTGGGTGGTGAGTACGCCGTCTTCAAGTACTGCCGACCGCGAGCCGTGGTCAGCAACCGCGTCGAACTCTCCCTGATCCAGGCGATGGCGTGGTACCCGTACTCGGCCACCAAGTCGCGGGCCGTCGCGGCGATCTTCCAGGCAGTCGCTGGCCGTGACATCCGCCGGAAGCTGCAGGGCGTCTCGCGCGTCCTGCCGCGGCGGGGCCACACCGACCAGTGA
- a CDS encoding SDR family oxidoreductase — MKRIAITGGAQGIGAATAREFAAKGHSVVIGDIDAKLVAETAGAIASDTGATVVGLPLDVTDAAAFATFLDKVEAELGGLDVLVNNAGIMPTGPFLDETDGVSDRQIDINVRAVVVGSKLAGRRFAERGHGQIVNVASAAGLVAAPGVAVYCATKFAVVGLGDALDQELSPLGVTVTTICPGYVNTQLIAGVKQPWLVRKIAFVEPEAISNAIVSSVEKNHGGLRLVPFRANAMVAPMRLLPAAVRHLVAHATGVHDAGINTDESARQAYRDRTEHLDLATTRSRQTATKKQSTK, encoded by the coding sequence ATGAAGCGCATTGCGATCACCGGCGGCGCCCAGGGCATCGGCGCTGCGACCGCCCGCGAGTTCGCCGCCAAGGGACACTCAGTCGTCATCGGCGACATCGACGCCAAACTGGTCGCCGAGACCGCAGGCGCGATCGCGTCGGACACCGGCGCGACGGTGGTCGGACTGCCGCTGGACGTGACCGACGCGGCGGCCTTCGCCACCTTCCTCGACAAGGTGGAGGCCGAGCTGGGCGGCCTGGACGTCCTCGTCAACAACGCTGGAATCATGCCGACCGGGCCGTTCCTCGACGAGACCGACGGCGTCTCCGACCGGCAGATCGACATCAACGTGCGCGCAGTCGTCGTTGGTTCCAAACTGGCTGGACGCCGCTTCGCAGAGCGCGGGCATGGCCAGATCGTGAACGTGGCTTCCGCGGCAGGGCTCGTTGCAGCACCGGGGGTGGCGGTCTACTGCGCCACCAAGTTTGCCGTCGTCGGGCTCGGTGACGCGCTCGACCAGGAGCTCTCTCCGCTGGGCGTGACGGTGACGACGATCTGCCCGGGCTACGTCAACACCCAGTTGATCGCTGGAGTCAAGCAGCCGTGGCTGGTCCGCAAGATCGCCTTCGTGGAGCCCGAGGCCATCTCGAACGCGATCGTGTCATCCGTTGAGAAGAACCACGGCGGCCTGCGCTTGGTGCCGTTCCGCGCCAACGCGATGGTGGCCCCGATGCGACTGCTCCCGGCCGCTGTCCGGCATCTCGTCGCGCACGCCACCGGTGTCCACGACGCAGGGATCAACACCGACGAGTCCGCTCGCCAGGCCTACCGTGACCGCACCGAGCACCTCGACCTCGCCACTACGCGGAGCCGACAGACGGCGACGAAGAAGCAGTCGACGAAATGA
- a CDS encoding NAD(P)/FAD-dependent oxidoreductase, which yields MSKRPSVAIVGSGFSGLATAIGLKQAGYTDFTIFERTTGVGGVWRHNTYPGAACDVASSLYSFSFEPNPRWSRPFAPQPEIQAYLEHCVEKYGLAEHLRFETEIASAVFDEESGSWCLTDTDGATYDADVFVPACGQLTRPSVPDLPGLESFAGTAFHSAEWDHDVDLTGKRVAVIGSGASAVQLVPEVAKVAGQLTVFQRSAEYLIPKPDYGHLAAEHWAYRRIPGVLKAFRGAWWAIGEAVNPALVGNWSNRAREAYLAPVLLATKAQLRLQVKDPELRRRLTPDYTIGCKRILLSSSYYPAVAKDHVDVVRDGITEVTPGGIVTADGVKHEVDVIIFATGFQAKNFVTPMTVSGLGGVDLNAQWADGPAAYLGMAISSFPNMFLMYGPNTNFGGGSIVYVLESQARYIVDAVHKLDRTGATYLDVRPEVYDAFSQEVQGRLSNSVWAKGGCTSWYVNSQGRVTNNWPGLMSEYRRRTKHVALTDYTVVGQSRNTNQKEAS from the coding sequence ATGAGCAAACGACCTTCGGTGGCCATCGTCGGCAGCGGCTTCAGCGGCTTGGCCACGGCCATCGGCCTCAAGCAAGCCGGCTACACCGACTTCACGATCTTCGAACGCACCACGGGCGTGGGCGGGGTGTGGCGGCACAACACCTATCCCGGTGCCGCTTGCGACGTGGCCTCATCCCTCTACTCCTTCTCGTTCGAGCCGAACCCGCGCTGGTCGCGGCCCTTCGCGCCACAGCCGGAGATCCAGGCTTACCTCGAGCACTGTGTCGAGAAGTACGGCCTGGCCGAACACCTGCGCTTCGAGACCGAGATCGCAAGCGCGGTCTTTGACGAGGAGTCGGGCTCGTGGTGCCTGACCGACACCGACGGCGCCACCTACGACGCGGACGTGTTCGTGCCGGCGTGTGGCCAGCTGACACGCCCGTCGGTGCCTGACCTGCCAGGGCTGGAGAGCTTCGCCGGCACCGCGTTCCACTCGGCGGAGTGGGACCACGACGTCGACCTGACCGGCAAGCGGGTGGCCGTGATCGGCAGCGGCGCCAGCGCCGTACAACTGGTGCCCGAGGTCGCCAAGGTGGCCGGCCAACTGACCGTCTTCCAGCGCAGCGCGGAGTACCTCATTCCCAAGCCCGACTACGGGCACCTGGCCGCCGAGCACTGGGCCTACCGCAGGATCCCGGGCGTGCTGAAGGCTTTCCGCGGCGCCTGGTGGGCCATCGGCGAGGCCGTGAATCCGGCCCTCGTCGGCAACTGGAGCAACCGGGCGCGCGAGGCCTACCTGGCGCCCGTCCTGCTGGCGACCAAGGCGCAGCTGCGACTCCAGGTCAAGGACCCGGAGCTGCGCCGGAGGCTGACCCCCGACTACACGATCGGCTGCAAACGCATCCTGCTGTCGTCGAGCTACTACCCCGCCGTCGCGAAGGACCACGTGGACGTCGTCCGCGATGGCATCACCGAAGTCACGCCCGGGGGCATCGTCACTGCCGACGGTGTCAAGCACGAGGTCGACGTGATCATCTTCGCGACCGGCTTCCAGGCAAAGAACTTCGTGACGCCGATGACCGTGTCAGGGCTGGGCGGCGTCGACCTGAACGCCCAGTGGGCCGACGGCCCGGCGGCGTACCTGGGGATGGCGATCAGCTCGTTCCCCAACATGTTCCTGATGTACGGCCCCAACACCAACTTCGGTGGTGGCTCCATCGTCTACGTCCTGGAGAGCCAGGCCCGCTACATCGTCGACGCGGTCCACAAGCTCGACCGCACCGGTGCCACCTACCTCGACGTCAGGCCCGAGGTGTACGACGCCTTCAGCCAGGAGGTGCAGGGACGGCTGTCGAACTCGGTGTGGGCCAAGGGTGGCTGCACGAGCTGGTACGTCAACAGCCAGGGCCGCGTCACCAACAACTGGCCCGGTCTCATGAGCGAGTACCGCCGACGCACCAAGCACGTCGCACTCACCGACTACACCGTGGTCGGCCAGTCCCGGAACACGAACCAGAAGGAAGCATCATGA
- a CDS encoding AraC family transcriptional regulator, producing MSDRWSLPRSTASAAIFVELAGEYGVPAGSLLAGTGIELDQLVDPEGEIKAGQELLLVQELVARLGHVRALGLDAGTRYHASTHGVWGWAVISSPTARRALDVGVRYSELSFSFADFRLDDVGRDVHLTLDDSETPTEVRGFLMERDLAATVTIARDLLGVNLPMKELHLASSDRGYGERFQQLCAATPIFGAKRTTLVLAGEVLDLPLPQSNPQTALLCERQCAEVLQRRHARLGLAGQVRDLLVRRAEITDQDDVAREIGVSVRTLQRQLAEEGTSFRELAGEVNCLLAEELLGAGLAVEDVAHRLGYATASSLTHAYRRWRGITPGQYARTVRAGR from the coding sequence GTGAGCGATCGGTGGAGCCTGCCGCGGTCGACTGCCAGTGCTGCGATCTTCGTGGAGCTCGCGGGCGAGTACGGCGTTCCCGCCGGGTCGCTCCTGGCGGGCACGGGGATCGAGCTCGATCAGCTCGTCGATCCGGAGGGCGAGATCAAGGCCGGCCAGGAGCTGCTCCTGGTCCAGGAGCTCGTCGCCCGGCTGGGGCACGTCCGTGCCCTCGGTCTGGATGCAGGCACTCGCTACCACGCGTCCACCCACGGGGTGTGGGGCTGGGCCGTGATCAGCAGCCCGACGGCCCGTCGTGCTCTGGATGTCGGCGTCAGGTACTCCGAGTTGTCGTTCTCTTTTGCCGACTTTCGACTCGACGACGTGGGCCGCGACGTCCACCTGACCCTGGACGATTCCGAGACTCCCACCGAGGTCCGGGGTTTCCTCATGGAACGTGACCTGGCGGCCACCGTCACGATCGCCCGGGACCTGCTCGGGGTGAATCTCCCCATGAAGGAGTTGCACCTCGCCTCGAGCGACCGCGGGTACGGTGAGCGTTTCCAACAGCTCTGCGCGGCAACTCCGATCTTCGGTGCCAAGCGGACCACCCTCGTGCTCGCCGGCGAGGTGCTCGACCTCCCGCTCCCGCAGTCGAACCCGCAAACCGCACTCCTGTGTGAGCGACAGTGCGCTGAGGTCCTGCAGCGGCGACACGCCCGGCTGGGCCTGGCCGGCCAGGTGCGCGACCTCCTCGTGCGCCGTGCCGAGATCACCGACCAGGACGATGTCGCCCGTGAGATCGGCGTCAGCGTCCGGACGCTGCAGCGACAGCTCGCCGAGGAGGGCACCTCGTTCCGTGAGTTGGCCGGCGAGGTGAACTGCCTGCTTGCCGAAGAACTGCTCGGCGCCGGGCTCGCAGTCGAGGACGTGGCTCATCGTCTCGGCTACGCCACCGCCTCATCCTTGACGCACGCCTACCGGCGCTGGCGAGGGATCACGCCTGGCCAGTACGCACGCACTGTTCGCGCAGGTCGGTGA
- a CDS encoding alpha/beta hydrolase, producing MTTPRVSVPSHAGLRTRMLEVEGSPPTFVLLHGYLDSANTWDSALRELAARGHSAVAVDLPGFGSADLLEPGLMMPQLDAFVADLVEVRARRGPVVLVGNSLGGTLAVRAAAAGAPLLGVVTIGDPSAGPWRLRTWAGAPRTPLLLRLAAAPLPVPPSVLRFVATPVLRRLVYADHRTADPAVVARFTEFVRARGGLPWLAANMAAVTRELHQGHGDLRISCGLHIIHGKKDRVVPLVGSRTLHEALPDSDLTIGPDWGHCPQLDDPAALAELVTNAANGWLGALPQAGDLA from the coding sequence GTGACGACCCCACGGGTCAGCGTGCCCAGTCATGCGGGGCTCCGTACCCGGATGCTCGAAGTGGAGGGCTCGCCCCCGACGTTCGTGCTCCTGCACGGGTACCTCGACTCCGCCAACACGTGGGACAGCGCGCTCCGTGAGCTGGCAGCGCGCGGACACTCCGCCGTCGCCGTCGACCTGCCGGGGTTCGGGAGCGCTGACCTGCTTGAGCCCGGGCTGATGATGCCCCAGCTCGACGCGTTCGTCGCTGACCTCGTCGAGGTCAGAGCGCGGCGCGGACCGGTGGTGCTGGTCGGGAACTCACTCGGCGGCACCCTGGCGGTCCGCGCCGCGGCGGCTGGGGCACCGCTGCTCGGAGTGGTCACCATCGGCGATCCGTCGGCCGGACCTTGGCGCCTCCGGACCTGGGCCGGCGCTCCGCGCACTCCGCTGCTGCTCCGGCTCGCCGCCGCCCCGCTGCCGGTCCCTCCCTCGGTGCTGCGCTTCGTCGCCACGCCCGTGCTCCGCCGCCTCGTGTACGCCGACCACCGGACCGCTGACCCCGCCGTGGTGGCACGGTTCACCGAATTCGTGCGTGCCAGGGGCGGACTCCCCTGGCTGGCGGCCAACATGGCAGCGGTGACCAGGGAGTTGCACCAGGGGCACGGCGACCTTCGGATCAGCTGCGGTCTCCACATCATTCACGGCAAGAAGGACCGGGTGGTTCCGCTTGTCGGCAGCCGCACGTTGCACGAAGCGCTGCCGGACAGCGACCTGACGATCGGACCGGACTGGGGCCACTGTCCCCAACTCGACGACCCTGCCGCCCTGGCAGAACTCGTGACCAATGCTGCGAACGGATGGCTCGGCGCATTGCCTCAGGCCGGCGACCTTGCGTGA
- a CDS encoding SDR family oxidoreductase: MGTLDGRVALVTGAGRGIGRAHALLLAAEGARVVVNDLGGSNSGDGADAGPAQEVVEEIRAAGGSAVANTDNVASWTGAKSLVDQAVAEFGRLDIVVNNAGILRDAFVAAMDESEFDSVIAVHLKGHFAVLHHAAEYWKERSKAGEQVAGSVINTASASGTFAVNAGQANYGAAKAGIAAMTLVAAEELERYGVRVNAIAPVARTRLTLATPGMGAIFAAEVPAGEFDAFDPAAIAPVVAYLAQEKCPLNGQVLAVQGGAIQRLGGWTIDETIETDGPWLLADLEDRLGDWG, translated from the coding sequence ATGGGGACGCTGGACGGTCGCGTCGCCCTCGTCACCGGTGCCGGTCGCGGCATCGGGCGCGCGCACGCGCTCCTGCTCGCCGCTGAAGGCGCCCGCGTCGTGGTCAATGACCTGGGCGGCAGCAACTCGGGCGACGGGGCCGACGCCGGCCCCGCCCAGGAGGTCGTCGAGGAGATCCGGGCGGCCGGCGGCAGCGCTGTGGCCAACACCGACAACGTCGCCAGCTGGACCGGCGCCAAGTCGCTGGTCGACCAGGCGGTCGCCGAGTTCGGCCGGCTCGACATCGTCGTCAACAACGCCGGCATCCTGCGCGACGCCTTCGTGGCTGCCATGGACGAGTCCGAGTTCGACTCCGTCATCGCTGTGCACCTCAAGGGCCACTTCGCGGTGCTGCACCATGCCGCGGAGTACTGGAAGGAGCGGTCGAAGGCCGGCGAGCAGGTGGCCGGTTCCGTGATCAACACGGCGTCCGCCTCAGGCACCTTCGCGGTCAATGCAGGCCAGGCCAATTATGGCGCGGCCAAGGCCGGGATTGCAGCGATGACACTCGTCGCCGCCGAGGAGCTGGAGCGGTACGGCGTGCGGGTCAATGCGATCGCGCCCGTCGCCCGCACCCGGCTCACCCTGGCCACCCCGGGCATGGGGGCGATCTTCGCCGCCGAGGTGCCGGCGGGCGAGTTCGATGCGTTCGATCCGGCCGCCATCGCTCCGGTCGTTGCCTACCTGGCCCAGGAGAAGTGCCCCCTCAACGGTCAGGTGCTCGCGGTCCAGGGAGGCGCGATCCAGCGGCTCGGCGGTTGGACCATCGACGAGACGATCGAGACCGACGGCCCCTGGTTGCTCGCCGACCTGGAGGACCGACTGGGCGACTGGGGCTGA
- a CDS encoding SRPBCC family protein: MAQTNASLEIPAAKTDIWGIISDPSSYEKWLTLHTKWKDEPPTELALGTQMTEVVSIMGMPNTITWNVDAYEAPKSLTISGTGMAGAKVTFTLSVEGGNDSSVATIDAEFISQMMVGAIGAAVERTAAKELDQSLANLSALVA; the protein is encoded by the coding sequence ATGGCACAGACCAACGCATCACTCGAGATCCCGGCCGCGAAGACCGACATCTGGGGCATCATCTCCGACCCCAGCAGTTACGAGAAGTGGCTGACCCTCCACACGAAGTGGAAGGACGAGCCGCCGACCGAGCTGGCCCTGGGCACCCAGATGACCGAGGTCGTCTCGATCATGGGCATGCCCAACACGATCACCTGGAACGTCGATGCCTACGAGGCACCGAAGTCGCTGACGATCTCCGGCACCGGGATGGCCGGCGCGAAGGTGACATTCACTCTCTCCGTCGAGGGCGGCAATGACTCCTCCGTGGCCACCATCGATGCCGAGTTCATCAGCCAGATGATGGTCGGCGCGATCGGCGCTGCCGTCGAGCGTACGGCGGCCAAGGAGCTCGACCAGTCGCTGGCGAACCTCTCCGCCCTGGTCGCCTGA